A single genomic interval of Cucumis sativus cultivar 9930 chromosome 5, Cucumber_9930_V3, whole genome shotgun sequence harbors:
- the LOC101210208 gene encoding AT-hook motif nuclear-localized protein 1, with the protein MEGRDGGGASSGVTVVGSDAPSEYKIAPRTSDNPPQTGGSTTPPGTQSTSTPSASAQVSGQPPPPTAASSVPGKKKRGRPRKYGPDGSVSMALSPKPISLSVPPPVIDFSTEKKGKVRPASAVSKSKFEVDNLGDWVPCSLGANFTPHIITVNAGEDVTMKIISFSQQGPRAICILSANGVISSVTLRQPDSSGGTLTYEGRFEILSLSGSFMPSDNGATRSRSGGMSVSLASPDGRVVGGGVAGLLVAASPVQVVVGSFLSGNQHEQKPKKPKHDTISPAPPTAAIPISCVDPKSNLSPSSSFRGDNWSMLPTDSRNKSTDINVSLPSA; encoded by the exons ATGGAGGGAAGGGATGGTGGTGGTGCAAGTAGTGGAGTTACTGTGGTGGGATCAGATGCTCCGTCGGAGTACAAAATAGCTCCAAGGACTTCCGATAACCCACCGCAGACTGGTGGATCAACGACGCCGCCGGGGACTCAATCAACTTCGACGCCGTCGGCTTCAGCTCAGGTATCGGGACAGCCTCCGCCGCCAACGGCGGCCTCATCAGTACcgggaaagaagaaaagagggaGGCCCAGAAAATATGGACCCGATGGCTCTGTTTCTATGGCTCTGTCTCCCAAGCCGATATCGTTATCAGTGCCGCCGCCGGTCATCGACTTCTCAACGGAGAAGAAGGGGAAAGTACGGCCGGCGAGCGCTGTGAGTAAAAGCAAGTTCGAAGTAGATAATTTAG GTGACTGGGTTCCGTGTTCTCTTGGTGCAAATTTTACGCCTCATATCATCACTGTCAATGCGGGCGAG GATGTCACAATGAAGATAATATCCTTTTCTCAACAAGGGCCTCGAGCTATATGCATTTTATCTGCAAACGGTGTAATCTCAAGTGTCACTCTCCGCCAGCCTGACTCCTCTGGAGGAACACTAACTTATGAG GGACGATTTGAAATACTTTCCCTGTCCGGCTCATTCATGCCTAGTGACAATGGAGCAACAAGAAGTAGATCTGGTGGAATGAGTGTTTCCTTAGCAAGTCCAGATGGGCGTGTAGTAGGCGGTGGAGTAGCTGGTCTATTAGTAGCTGCTAGTCCTGTTCAG GTTGTAGTAGGGAGTTTTCTATCAGGAAATCAACATGAACAGAAACCGAAAAAGCCAAAACATGATACTATCTCACCGGCCCCGCCAACTGCTGCCATTCCAATATCTTGTGTCGATCCTAAGTCCAACCTGTCACCTTCCAGTTCCTTTCGAGGCGATAACTGGTCGATGCTGCCAACTGATTCGAGAAATAAGTCAACTGATATCAATGTATCACTACCCAGTGCTTGA
- the LOC101209959 gene encoding ACT domain-containing protein ACR8 yields MKLSMVEIEWPGSLDEYSKLINRMNTPRVVIDNAVCETATLVKVDSARRHGILLEAVQVLTDLNLSIQKAYISSDGIWFMDVFHVTDLEGNKLTDEGVISYLEQSLATIHCGKPATSNDLTALELTGTDRVGLLSEVFAVLAELQCDVVEAKVWTHNGRIASLIYVKDCNSGSPIKESERIDTIVGRLRNVLKGDDDILYAKTSVSMTVTHTERRLHQMMFADRDYERKPVQQHTEDSPVVTVQNLVERGYSVVNIQCKDRMKLLFDVICTMTDMDYVVFHGTITTSRHRAYLEFYIRHTDGTPISSEAERQRVIQCLQASIERRTSRGVRLELCTTDRPCLLADVTRTFRENGLNVTRAEVSTSQEVALNLFYVTDGHGSAADTKMIDSVREKIGMSNLKVKELPLVSQQKTEGEEQAASVGGAVLLSLGSILRRNLYNLGLIRSYS; encoded by the exons ATGAAACTTAGTATGGTGGAAATAGAGTGGCCCGGGAGTCTTGATGAATACTCTAAGCTTATCAATCGGATGAACACTCCcag GGTTGTGATAGATAATGCCGTTTGCGAAACTGCTACTTTGGTCAAGGTTGACAGTGCTAGAAGACATGGGATCCTCTTGGAAGCTGTACAAGTGTTGACGGACTTGAACCTTTCAATTCAGAAAGCTTACATTTCCTCAGACGGAATATGGTTCATGGATG TTTTTCATGTGACTGATCTTGAGGGAAATAAATTAACCGACGAGGGCGTTATTAGCTACCTCGAACAG TCACTTGCAACGATTCATTGTGGCAAACCTGCCACCTCAAATGATTTGACGGCCTTGGAGCTAACCGGGACAGACCGTGTCGGTCTTCTTTCGGAGGTATTTGCAGTTTTGGCTGAGCTTCAGTGCGATGTTGTTGAGGCCAAAGTGTGGACTCACAATGGCCGAATAGCTTCTTTAATATACGTCAAGGACTGTAATTCTGGTTCCCCCATCAAAGAGTCCGAGAGAATAGACACCATTGTTGGACGGTTGAGGAATGTTCTGAAAGGCGACGATGATATTCTTTATGCCAAAACTTCAGTCTCCATGACGGTTACACATACCGAAAGAAGGTTACACCAAATGATGTTTGCTGATCGGGATTATGAAAGGAAGCCTGTCCAGCAGCATACTGAGGATTCACCTGTTGTGACTGTTCAGAATTTGGTGGAAAGGGGTTACTCAGTTGTGAATATCCAATGTAAAGACCGAATGAAGCTGTTATTTGATGTTATTTGCACGATGACGGACATGGATTACGTAGTTTTCCATGGTACAATCACTACATCAAGGCATAGAGCATATCTG GAATTTTACATCAGACACACTGATGGAACACCAATTAGTTCTGAGGCTGAAAGGCAGCGTGTCATTCAATGCCTCCAAGCCTCGATAGAGAGAAGGACATCACGG GGTGTGAGATTGGAGTTATGCACAACCGACAGGCCATGTCTCTTAGCAGATGTTACGAGAACGTTTAGAGAGAACGGTTTAAACGTTACAAGAGCAGAAGTATCCACATCACAGGAGGTAGCTCTAAACCTGTTCTACGTAACGGATGGACATGGGAGCGCTGCAGATACAAAAATGATAGACTCCGTTAGAGAGAAAATTGGGATGAGTAACTTGAAAGTAAAAGAATTACCATTGGTTTCTCAACAAAAGACAGAAGGGGAGGAGCAAGCAGCGAGTGTAGGTGGGGCTGTTTTGTTATCTCTCGGGAGCATATTGAGAAGGAATCTCTACAACTTGGGATTAATCAGGTCATACTCGTAG